The Oncorhynchus nerka isolate Pitt River linkage group LG9a, Oner_Uvic_2.0, whole genome shotgun sequence genome has a segment encoding these proteins:
- the LOC115134781 gene encoding aldo-keto reductase family 1 member D1 → MNLTAEKHSVPLSDGNRIPLFGLGTYGDPRTTPRGTALNSVKHAIDVGYRHFDGALVYFNEHEVGQAIREKIADGTVKREDIFYCGKLWNTFHPPELVRPALERTLKALKLDYVDLYIIEMPTAFKPGDEFYPKYEDGRYIYHETDLCATWEALEACKDAGLVKSLGVSNFNRRQLELLLRKPGLKHRPVSNQVECHPYFTQPKLLNYCRQNNIVVVGYSPLGTSRDASWVNLKCPPLLEDEVLVSIAKKYRKNSAQVALRFNVQRGVVVIPKSFSTYRIKDNFQIFDFSLTEDEMKAIEGLNKDIRFVELLMWSDHPEYPFLDEY, encoded by the exons ATGAACTTGACTGCTGAGAAACACAGTGTTCCCCTCAGTGATGGGAACCGGATTCCCCTATTTGGACTGGGGACTTATGGAGACCCACGAACG ACACCCAGAGGCACAGCGTTAAACAGTGTGAAGCATGCAATAGATGTGGGGTACAGACACTTTGATGGGGCTTTGGTGTATTTCAATGAGCACGAAGTAGGTCAAGCCATAAGAGAGAAAATTGCAGATGGAACCGTCAAAAGAGAAGACATCTTTTACTGTGGAAAG CTATGGAACACCTTCCACCCTCCAGAGCTCGTCAGGCCTGCCTTAGAGAGGACACTGAAGGCCCTGAAACTGGACTATGTGGATCTATACATCATCGAGATGCCCACCGCATTCAAG CCTGGTGATGAGTTTTATCCTAAATATGAGGACGGGCGGTACATTTACCATGAGACAGACCTATGTGCAACATGGGAG GCTTTAGAGGCCTGCAAAGATGCAGGGCTGGTCAAATCTCTgggagtctccaacttcaacagGAGACAGCTGGAGCTCCTACTGAGAAAGCCTGGCCTCAAACACAGACCTGTGTCCAACCAG GTCGAGTGCCATCCATACTTCACTCAGCCCAAGCTGCTTAATTACTGCCGCCAGAATAACATTGTGGTCGTAGGCTACAGCCCCTTAGGCACCTCAAGGGACGCCTCCTGGGTGAACCTGAAATGCCCTCCTCTGTTGGAGGATGAGGTCCTGGTGTCCATAGCGAAGAAGTACAGAAAGAACAGTGCTCAGGTGGCCCTGCGATTCAATGTCCAGAGAGGAGTGGTGGTCATCCCCAAGAGCTTCAGCACTTACAGGATCAAGGACAACTTTCAG ATATTTGACTTTTCACTCACTGAGGATGAAATGAAAGCAATTGAAGGACTGAACAAAGACATCCGTTTTGTGGAGCTTTTAAT GTGGAGTGACCATCCTGAATACCCATTTCTGGATGAATATTAA